From the genome of Haladaptatus caseinilyticus:
GCTTCCTCTCTAGCGAGACCACACCACCTTTGCACGTGAACGAAAACAAAGCTCCATGAGCAGAACACACCACTCTTGCAAGTGAACATCGCCGCATGACCAATTCAGATAGAGTACTGAAACCAGAGAGACACCACTCTTGCAAGTGAAGATAGTCGCAGAAAGGGGGAGGTAATGAGAAATGCATCTAAACCACGGATACAACTGAACAAGAGAACTAACTCGTTCAAATAGCTAACAAAAGAAGCAGTCGCACACCACTGCTGCAAGTGAACTCATGAATGGCTGTCGGTACTGACCGAAGAATACAAATTCACGGAGACTACAACACTTCCCGGATATTCAGCGGATAAACGCTGTATATCGCCTGTTTTCACTTGAATAGGTGGTGTGTCAGACATTATGTCAACGCTTTAGTTGTAATTGTGCACTGTTTTTTCTTACTAGACTCTCTCTTTCTAGCTTCACTTGTAACAGTGGTGTGTGTCTGTGTTACTGTTCACTTGAATCAGTTGCAGCCATGGTTTTATATGGATGGAACATAAGTATTGAGACAGAATGCGGCGGTTCACCCGAAAACAAAATATTTTCACAAACAAGGACGCGCTCAACGAGTCCTATCAACCCGAGCGTATCCAAGAACGTGATGAAGAGATCGACGCGTACATGAACGCTCTTCAGCCCGTCGTCGACGGATGGGAGCCAAACAATATTTTCGTATACGGGAATACAGGAGTTGGGAAAACTGCAGTCACCGATTTCCTCCTTGATAGACTCTGTGAAGACATCGGACAATACGACGACATCGACCTCCATGTACTCTCTCTCAACTGTAAAACGCTCAACTCATCCTATCAAGTTGCTATCGAACTGGTGAACGAACTCCGACCTGAGGGGGCCGAAATCAGTTCGACAGGATATCCACAGCAAACGATCTTTAAAAAACTCTACACTGAACTCGACAAGCTTGGTGGAACCGTGCTCATCGTCCTTGACGAGATCGACTCCATCGGCACTCGTGACGAGCTTCTCTATGAACTCCCTCGTGCGCGATCAAATGACAAGCTTACTGAGACGAAAGTCGGTTTGATTGGTGTGAGCAATGATTTCAAGTTTCGAGATCGGCTCGATCCTCGTGTCCAAGACACACTCTGTGAACGGGAACTTCATTTCCCACCATATGACGCGCCTGAACTCCAGAATATTCTCGAGTCTCGCGTCGATGTTGCACTTGCAGAAGGATCTCTCGAAGATAGCGTCCCACGCCTCTGTGCTGCGCTTGCTGCCAAGGATAGTGGTAGTGCTCGTCAAGCACTCGACTTGCTTCGACTTGCGGGAGAGCATGCTGAAAACAGCGATGATGACCTCATTACGGAATCACATGTCGAGGCGGCAAAGGAGATGCTTGAACAGGAGCGTGTTGAAGAAGGGATGCGAGAATTAACCGTCAATGGCCATTTCGCCCTTCTAGCAGTCGTCTCAATGGCTGCAAAAGGTGATACACCGTGTCGTACCCGGCGTATCTATGAGGAGTATACTGACCTTTGCCAGTTCGCAGGTGTCGATCCGCTCGCTCAGCGGTCCGTACATAATCACCTATCTGATCTTAGGATGCTTGGTATTTTGACTGCCGAGGAGAATCGGAGTGGCTCCCGTGGAAATTACTACAGCTATGCACTAGATGTTCCCTTCTTTAGTGCGCTGTCAGCACTATCTGATGTGCTGTCTTTAGAGGATACGTTGACAAAGCTAGAAACGCTCGCACAGCAAAATGATGTTCTGTAGCCCCGATTTTCACTTGTAACAGTGGTGTCTGATGATGACAGATCAGTAGCATCAATCTGATAGCGTGAGATCAAGGGCTTCCTGGTACCGTTCAATTGATTACGTGAGGTCAAAATTGACATCCTCCCAGCGCTACAGCGCGAGGATTCCTCCGTTGGGGTTCGGCTACCGACCCACGGAGGCAACTTGCGGGTTCGTGCGCACTTCTTTGAGACTTTCGTGAGGGTGTGTGGTTTCCCCGATCAGCCGTGGGCGTCCCACTCGAATCGCACGGGCCGTGCCATCGGCCTGAGTTCGCAACCGCTGCTTTCTCAAAGGAATGTCTCTGACGCCGTGAGATCGGCATGATCCTCGAATCCGCACGGACACGTCAGCGTATCCTCGTGGCGAACTATCTTCTCGTGGTCGCCGCACTCGGGACACCCTGACTCGTCCACGCTTCCTACTCAGCTACGAGACGAATACGGTACTCCTCACAGACACACGTGAGGCGATGGATGAACTTATTGGAACACCCAGAAGTTGTGCGTCTTCTCGTTCATCCTGACCGACCAATGTGACTCCAGTACGTCGGTCAAGTCGCCCACATACACAGTCCCCACGCCTTCGTCGTACAACCGCTCAACGAGGTTCCGTACCAGCGCGTTCTGTGCGTGGTCACGGCGTTTCGTCTGCTGTCGGTACAGCCGCCGAATCCGTTTCGAGGAGTAGTACCCCTCACGGAGTTTCGACAGTAGCGGGATTCCCGCGAGAAATATACAATAGAAATGACTATGGGATGGGCTATGGCTAAAACTATAGGATTTTCCATAGGCAAGTGAGGCTCATTTCGCTGGAAAAGAAACTTATCTAGTTAACAAAATCCGTCTTTTCCGTACAATCACGAAATCGTTTGTGTTGATTAGACAGGATCACTGTTAGTGTAATATACTAACTAGCGGTTCTCTCGTTGACCTTCGATCGGCTTTCTTCCTAGCTGAGCGGTCACCAATTGGCTATAAATATACTATTGTTTCAGCAATAGTTCTCTCTATTGCTATTTCTATGGTATATTCTATAACTGAGTAAGCATGCGTTCCTACGGTTAATTCTATTGGGTATCCTAAAGAAACATTTAGATAATATTTCTCTCGATGGCTATAGGATATCCTATATCCAATATTGGACTACTATCTTTTCTAAACGACGACCTCTATTTCTCGTCACCCGAATGTCGTCCGACTACAGCATTCTCTATATCTATGTCTAATGTGATTTCTAAACCTCTTCCAATATTGTTAGTTATAGCAAATTATATGGGGATTCCTATAGGCGTCGTGCAGACTTTGCTTTGGCGTCTAACCACGTTTCAACAACATCTGGTGCCGCTCGTTGAAGTCCCGCTCGAATCGCCAGTCGGAGCACTTCACTTCGATCAACCGCTTCCTCATTAACCTCCCGTCCAAGTTCTTCTTGCAAACGTGACCCGACGTCCTGTTGAATCTGGGGATTCGATTCGAGTGCAGAAATAAGGGCAGCTGTATCGCCATCCCAAAACGAGACTGTCTTCTGCCGGTCTCCATTCTCTATCTCAGAGAGTACCGCGAGAATATCTTCACGGAACGATTTAGATTCCGATTGTTTCGCTGATTCTTGATTCCGATTCCCGACCTGCGTTTTTTGCTTGAGTTCCTCAAGGTCGACGTCTTCGCTCATTGTTGTTCCTCCAGTCGGGTGACGAGTTCAGCTGCATTTTCCCGATACGCTTCTAACGCACGAGTGGCCGTCTTCGATGGCTCTTCAAGTGCAAACGCTGTTTGTCCGTTTATTTGCGCATTCACAATATCCTGCGAATAATTGACCTGCCGAGGAGCAATCGCATCCGGATAGTTCTCGGTGAACGTCTGCTTGAAATGCTTACCAGCATTCGTACGTTCATCAAGTTCGTTGAGGATGAGCATCGTCAGCTGGATGTCTGTATCTTGCTCTTCTCGGATCTCGTGTAGATCATCGCGTAATTGTGCTGCTTGGCCTTCTTCGAACGGCCCTGCTTTCACAGGTGCGAGTACGTTCTTTGCGGCCCACAGTCCATTGTAGGTGATATTGGATGTGCTTCCTGGCAAATCGAGAAGCACGATATCATACTGGCCGTCGATGAACTCGGTAAGGAACGTGTTGAGGCGAGAGTATCGTTCTTGCGTGTCATCGATGTTTCCGAGCATACTATCGAGTCCATCAAGCCCCTCGTGCGCTGGAATCAGATCAGGACCCTCTCCAGTTTCGAGGACGAGCTGATCAACAGCGTCGTCGATTTGCTTGGCGATGATATCCCATTCATCTTGGAACACGGTCGTGATGTTCGGCCAATTCTCCTCGTTCGCTTGTACCTCTTCCCAAAGGCCAAAGTGCTTCGCAAGGTCGCCCTGTTTCCCGGCGAGATCGATAAGGAGGACGTCAAGCCCATCCTCCTCAAGAGCAACACCAAAATGAGCGACAGTAGTGGTCTTTCCGACTCCACCTTTGTCAAGGAACGACGCAATACGCATTGTATTCGGCATACTATATGCCTATTGCATATCCTATAGGCATAAAACTACGTCAGACATATGGCTAATCATATAGCTCTGTCTATTTTTATCGCTGTAGAATTTTCTATGGCTTAACCTATAGGAATATCTATTTTGCAAATAGTAGCTTCTTACCATCTATTAGCTTGTACTAACTTACAGATATCGGGATCAGTCTGCAGTGAGCTGCGAAAGTTGAGCTAGTACTGCATCCATCCAAATGTCCAACTCCTCTTGGAGCCACTCGATGGTATCATCGAGCGACTGTGCAACATGAAGATATTTGACGCCCCCATTGGAGACATTCCGCGGATACCGAGTCACAAATTCTTGTTCGAGCAGCGATTTCGATTGCTTGCCAATTGTACTGGAATCGCGGTCGAGAACATCCGCAATTTCAGCAATTGAGCAGTGTGGATGATCGAGAACGGTGAGGTATACACGGAATGCTGCTTTGTGCACTCCACACACGATAGCTATCGTCTCCGTGAGCTCCACCTCAGTCTGAGTGATCGGGCCTGTGGCTCCACGAGGGCGCGGGACCATATAGTCGCACGTCAGTATCGTCAGCGTATGGCATTTTCTCGGGTGCTTCGAGGAGTTCGAGATACAATCCCCACTCCACTCGACAAAACCGGTATCCTCCCTGACGACAACCGACAAACTCGAGAGGCATCCGTACCGTGACCCAGAGAAGTTACAGCCCGTCTACGAGCAAGTCGGATCAATTGCTGGCACCGCTGCCCACTTCGACGTCTCAGAGACGACAGCACGCATATGGTTGATTCACCACGAAATCTATGACCCCGAAGAACAGGGAATGTCGTCTGTTGCGAATCGGCTAGAAGAGCTGTCACCTGAAGATTTGGGACTCCCACCACTGGGTGAGTGCCAATGAGCACAACGGAGTTCGGAGGTGAACACTGATGTTGATCGGACTTTCGTCGGACGATGGTGACGAAAACACGGTCTCGAACGACGACGCTGCCACAGCAATTAGAGCGGATGTAGCAGTGCCAAACACGTCGAGTACGGCCACGACCGAGCAGGAGGCCCCAAGTCGGGAAGCGATGTGGACACAGATCCAGCGACAGACCGAGCAAATCGAATCGCTCCACCAGCGCGTCAAGACGCTGGAACAAGAACGTGAGAACACTGAGAAAGATCTAGCCGATGCACAGGATCGTGCCAACCGCTCCGAGGCCGTGGCCGACGCCGCAATAGTCCACACCCGACAATTATGGATGCTCTCTGACGCGCTCGAAACACGGGTCGACAACGCGACAACGCGCGTGTTCGAGAACCACGAACAACGGCTACAGGACATCGAACACGACCGCGTGGATGTAAGCGACCTCATCAACTCGGATGTAACCCACGACCTCGAAATTCAACGGAAGACGGCTGCACGACTAGCCGCTGAGCGGGAAGACACAGACTCGCCTCTGTCGGGGAACAAGCATCGGATGACGTTCTTATGGCGCGAGTTCATCGAATCAGCGCAGAAGACGAAAGGCGGGAAACTGGAACTCGATTCAGCGGCATGCCGTCGTCGGTTAGAAAACCGCGCGGGGATCCACAATCCAAACACGAACACGGTGCAGCGGTCGATGAAAATGCTGGCGCGTCACACGCGTCAGGATGGTAGTGTGAATGGCTCGGGCAAGTGGGACGACCAAGATAACCTTGTTCGCTTCGACCCCGGCGAGCGGGGCGGACAGGCTGCCCGGTTAGTTGCTGATGCAGACGAGTTCCGTGAATTCGCTGCCGAACAATCACGGTCTGCGCTCGAACAGGGAGGTGAGGAAGCGCGATAATTACACTGTCGTAATCATCCCTCGAACACGGGGCGTAATCTTGCTCCGAAGCGTTTCCAGAGTACTCCTCCACAGATGACAAGGGGGACGCAATTTGCGTCCCCCTTCGAAGCGGAACGAACGGTCGGCTACTGTGGGGTGTAATTACTCTCGCTTTTCTCACCGGGATTGCGAGGTAGAAGAAAGCGAGAGAACAGGCATGACGTGATTACGGTTCATGTTCGGGCGTTAATTACGACAGTGTAATCTTGGCTGAGAGGATATTGTTGTGAACGCGTTACGGTCAGTATGTATGTTGGTGAGGCTTATGTCGTCTATGAGCTAAATGAAATGCGATATTACGAGTTCAACCTCTCTAAGCATGATCGCAAATACGATGCCACCTAAAGCCCCGCTTATCGCACCGTGTCGTACTCGCATTCCCCTGTCCCTTCGGGTTGCTTTCCAACTATAAATTCAGCAAAAACCCAGTACAAAGGAACAGAATTGCGCTCACCCAGCGTGATGACGTTGTAACAGGCCCAATGCCTGCGACAAACACGATAATGGCTTGAACGCTTGTACTGATAGAAATCGGTTTCCAGTGCATACTTTCCCTCGCTTGTTTCTGAACATCTATCGAGAAATGCTTTAGCTCGCAGGTCAAAAGAGGACGCAATGCACCGGCGCGCAGTCATCAAACTACTTGGCTCAAGTGCAATCGGTGGTAGTACGATCCTTTCTGGGTGCGCTCGTCTGAACACATCTGGGTCGTCAACGACAGTTCGAATGGGTACAAAAGGGCATCAGTCGTTTTTTGATCCAGTTGGGCTGCTTGTTGACCCTGGTGAGACAGTAACATTCGAGATGGAGAGTGGCAATCACTCTGCGACAGCGTACCATGAACAGTATAGCCTCGCGAAGGAAACACGGCTTCCAAAGGGTGTTGAACCCTTTGACAGTGGTGTTCTCATTGACCGGGGAGATACGTTTGAGCACACGTTTGACACGAAGGGTACCTACGATTATTACTGTATTCCACATAAGACGATGGGGATGATTGCTCGAATCGTCGTTGGAGAACCAGGTGGCCCAGCTGAGGGGAGTATGCCTCCGGATGGGAAAGTACCGACAAGTCAGCGAATCATCGACAACGGAAGCGTTGGTTATGAACAGTTCGACACGAAATAACTGCTCGGCATGGTCTGCAGACTATATTATTCCCTGACCATCCTGGGCATTTAAACACAACTCGACGTGTCAATTCGGTCTTCGATACGAAAAATATCAATATCGCCAGTTTCGTTCACTTCGAGTACAGCTCAAGTAGTTCTTGATATCGGTTCCGTATCGTCACTGGGGAAAACGTTCGTGACGTCCGCGACTGCCTCTTATGTGATCGATTCGTTCGCCAATCCGGCAGCTGCATACACTGCTCCTGCAGCAAGTGCGACGGGACTTTTCCCACTATGTGCGTTCTAACGCTTTGGCGAACTCAACTCACGCCCGCGCGATATTCGGTCTCAGTACTGAATTCAAGACCAGACATAATGCGTGGAATGAACGCCCTTCATCAGGCTCGTTCTCGATTGTTCCGTTCTCTCAATTGCTCGTGCGTGACCCAATCAGTCAGGTAGAAGTGACTCGCTGAGTAAGAATTACTAATGTCTTCGAATCGGCGACATCCATGGGATGAAGGCAACCAAAGAGACTTCTCCTGGTTCAGATCACGCCGTCGGCTATCCGTATTCATTCTCCACATAATTGTGCTTACCCAAATCCCTGTCGTCTCTGCACATGGAGCAACTGCAACCGGAGGACTAGCCCCGGGACATGGGGTTTTACTCGTTCTCGGCGGGATTGGGCTTCTTGGTGGAACCATTCTCTGTAAGCGAATTAATCGCATCTCACCAACAGTTGCACTTTCGGGCGTGTTTGTCGGACTCGTTGTGACTGCGCTTGGAGCAATCCTCTTCGAAGCGCTATCGCCGGAAGTTACCTATTCAGCGGCTTCTATGCCCTTCCCACGGTCGTGGTACTTCCCACTGGCCGTATCGGTCGGTTTTCTGATTATGGTGTCGAGTCTCGTCGTCGGCCGGATTCGATGGCCAACCCGCCCTCGATACACCTTCCTCGGGATTCTAATGGGATTGTGGATCGCGTATCCGTATCTCTTTCCTGGTCACACTAGTGACTCACATCCACTCGGGTACGCAATCGTCTTGGGGACACCCATCCTCGTTGGGTATATCATTTGGAAAGACGTAGGAAGTGTGCTCTCTGCAGTTCTTCGTGATCCGATTGCTCGTCGATTCGGTGTTGGTGTCGGAATTATCGTCGCTCTGTTCTTTATCTCTGTGACCGGTTATCTATCGTTTTTCCCGGAAGGAGGCCTCCCACACGAGCAGTCAATTGTTGTTTTACCCGCAATCTATCAACTCGTGACATGGC
Proteins encoded in this window:
- a CDS encoding orc1/cdc6 family replication initiation protein; the protein is MRRFTRKQNIFTNKDALNESYQPERIQERDEEIDAYMNALQPVVDGWEPNNIFVYGNTGVGKTAVTDFLLDRLCEDIGQYDDIDLHVLSLNCKTLNSSYQVAIELVNELRPEGAEISSTGYPQQTIFKKLYTELDKLGGTVLIVLDEIDSIGTRDELLYELPRARSNDKLTETKVGLIGVSNDFKFRDRLDPRVQDTLCERELHFPPYDAPELQNILESRVDVALAEGSLEDSVPRLCAALAAKDSGSARQALDLLRLAGEHAENSDDDLITESHVEAAKEMLEQERVEEGMRELTVNGHFALLAVVSMAAKGDTPCRTRRIYEEYTDLCQFAGVDPLAQRSVHNHLSDLRMLGILTAEENRSGSRGNYYSYALDVPFFSALSALSDVLSLEDTLTKLETLAQQNDVL
- a CDS encoding ParA family protein; the encoded protein is MPNTMRIASFLDKGGVGKTTTVAHFGVALEEDGLDVLLIDLAGKQGDLAKHFGLWEEVQANEENWPNITTVFQDEWDIIAKQIDDAVDQLVLETGEGPDLIPAHEGLDGLDSMLGNIDDTQERYSRLNTFLTEFIDGQYDIVLLDLPGSTSNITYNGLWAAKNVLAPVKAGPFEEGQAAQLRDDLHEIREEQDTDIQLTMLILNELDERTNAGKHFKQTFTENYPDAIAPRQVNYSQDIVNAQINGQTAFALEEPSKTATRALEAYRENAAELVTRLEEQQ
- a CDS encoding MarR family transcriptional regulator codes for the protein MSVVVREDTGFVEWSGDCISNSSKHPRKCHTLTILTCDYMVPRPRGATGPITQTEVELTETIAIVCGVHKAAFRVYLTVLDHPHCSIAEIADVLDRDSSTIGKQSKSLLEQEFVTRYPRNVSNGGVKYLHVAQSLDDTIEWLQEELDIWMDAVLAQLSQLTAD
- a CDS encoding plastocyanin/azurin family copper-binding protein, with translation MHRRAVIKLLGSSAIGGSTILSGCARLNTSGSSTTVRMGTKGHQSFFDPVGLLVDPGETVTFEMESGNHSATAYHEQYSLAKETRLPKGVEPFDSGVLIDRGDTFEHTFDTKGTYDYYCIPHKTMGMIARIVVGEPGGPAEGSMPPDGKVPTSQRIIDNGSVGYEQFDTK